In Planctomycetota bacterium, the genomic window CGGCCCATCGCCGGTCGAGGCGTCCGTCTCGGCGTGGCCGGCCGAGTCGGTGAGCGTGACGGTCGCCGTGGCGATGGCGTGCGTGCCGCTGGTGACCTGCATGTTGGTCAGCTTCCACAGATCGCGCCGCGACGCCGCCGACATCTCCTGCTCCAGCAGCACCTCGATGTCTTCGTCATAGACGTTCTTCTTGCGGTCCGCCAGCGCCTTGAAGCTCTCGAACACGCGCGACAGCGCTTCGTCATCGAGCGTATGCCCCAGTTGTTCGACCCGTTGGCGGAAGGCGTGACGCCCCGAGTGCTTGCCCAGCACGAGCTTGCTTTCGGGGATGCCCACCTCGCGCGGGTCCATGATTTCGTACGTGCTCCGCTCCTTGAGCATGCCGTCCTGGTGGATGCCCGATTCGTGCGCGAAGGCGTTTTCGCCGATGATCGCCTTGTTCCGCTGCACATCCAGCCCGGTCAGATGGCTGACCATGCGGCTCGTCGGATAAATCTTGCGTGTATTGATGTTCGTCGTCAGCTTGTAAAAGTCGTTGCGCGTTCGCAGCGCCATGACGAACTCTTCGAGACTCGCGTTGCCCGCCCGCTCGCCGATGCCGTTGACGGTGCATTCGACCTGCCGCGCGCCGTTCATGACCGCCGCCAGCGAGTTCGCCACCGCCAGGCCCAGATCGTCATGACAATGCGACGAGAGCACGATGCCGCGCTGATCGATGACGGGCAGTTGTGCTCGCACATGCGCGAAGATGTGGCCGTACTCGGCGGGCGTGGCGTAGCCGACGGTGTCGGGGATGTTGATCGTCGTCGCCCCGGCGTCGATGACCGCGCCGATGATTTCGACGAGATGATTCAGTTCCGTGCGCGACCCGTCCTCGGGGCTGAACTCGACATCGTCGACGAACTGTTTGGCCCGCTTCACATGCTCGACGCTGATGCGGACGATTTCCTCGAAGGGCTTTTTGAATTTGTGCTCGCAGTGGATTTTCGAGGTGGCGCAGAACACATGGATGCGCGGATGGGGCGCATCGTGCACCGCCTCCCCGGCCCGGTCCACATCCTTCGCCACGCAGCGCGACAAGCCCGCCACCGTCGCGCGGCCCAGTTCGTGCGCGATCTGCCGCACGGCCTCGAAGTCGTCATTGGACGTGATAGGGAAACCGGCCTCGATGATGTCCACGCCGAGCGCTTCGAGCTGCCGCGCGATTTCGAGCTTCTCGGCGCGGTTCAGTGAAGCGCCGGGGGATTGTTCGCCGTCTCGCAACGTCGTGTCGAAGATCTTGACCGTGTCCATGTTCGTGTCTCGCAGTAAAGGTGCATCCAACAAAAAACCCTGTCGCATGTGCGGACAGGGCGGGGGGTCATGTGGGGAAAATCCGTGTGGAGCGACCGCGCCTATCCGCAATGGGCGGAAAGAAGAAGTAGGCCAAGAAGCGGGGCGGTCGGGATGGAGCGTTGCGTGCTCATGGAAGTGGGTAGTATAGACCCCGGTTCCGGTACGATCAAGCATCGGCCGCAAGCGGAGGGGACATCCAAAAAAATCCGATCCGGCCCGGCGAAAATCTTTGAAAACGCGGGGGCATGGGCCTAGTGTGAGGCCAGCAGGTCCGAGCATTTCGTCGGGCGGACAGAAGTGTGTTTTTTGCTGTGGGAATGAGCATTCGTGAACTTCTAAAATTGGGTATCGCCTATGTGGATGGAGCAGGTGGACACGGCGGAGTTTCTCAGAGTCGTCAGCCCCGCACTCAAGCGATGCGGAGCCGACGAACTGGCCCGACAGGTCAGTCTCCGATGGACCCCGCAGCAGCTTTGTCAGATGCTCCATCACGATCACCCGGATATACGAAAACTGGCATGTGTCACACTCGGGCTCATCGGTGATCAGAGATGTTTGAAGTGCGTCGGTCGAGCCCTTCGCGATCCGGATGTTCAGGTCAATCAACTCGCGGAACACGCCCTCTGGTCCATCTGGTTCCGGACGGGCAACAACGAAAGTCAGCGCTTTTTCCGAAAGGGCATGGCCGCCCTCGAATCCGATCAGCCCAGCGCCGCGGTGACGTATTTCCGGCAGGCCCAGCGTTGTGACGGTCAGTTCGCCTCCGCATTTCATCAGTGTGCCATCGCCCATTACATGCTCGACGAATACTTGGCGGCGATCGAATGCTGCCGCCGCGCGGTCGAGTTGTCGCCCAACCATTTCGGAGCACTGGCGACGATGGGCCATTGCCATGCCCACATGGGCAACTTCCCCGCCGCCGCCGAGTGCTACCGGCAGGCCCTGGCGGTTA contains:
- a CDS encoding tetratricopeptide repeat protein — translated: MWMEQVDTAEFLRVVSPALKRCGADELARQVSLRWTPQQLCQMLHHDHPDIRKLACVTLGLIGDQRCLKCVGRALRDPDVQVNQLAEHALWSIWFRTGNNESQRFFRKGMAALESDQPSAAVTYFRQAQRCDGQFASAFHQCAIAHYMLDEYLAAIECCRRAVELSPNHFGALATMGHCHAHMGNFPAAAECYRQALAVNPRMDGLASALGRIERATVHA
- a CDS encoding 2-isopropylmalate synthase, which translates into the protein MDTVKIFDTTLRDGEQSPGASLNRAEKLEIARQLEALGVDIIEAGFPITSNDDFEAVRQIAHELGRATVAGLSRCVAKDVDRAGEAVHDAPHPRIHVFCATSKIHCEHKFKKPFEEIVRISVEHVKRAKQFVDDVEFSPEDGSRTELNHLVEIIGAVIDAGATTINIPDTVGYATPAEYGHIFAHVRAQLPVIDQRGIVLSSHCHDDLGLAVANSLAAVMNGARQVECTVNGIGERAGNASLEEFVMALRTRNDFYKLTTNINTRKIYPTSRMVSHLTGLDVQRNKAIIGENAFAHESGIHQDGMLKERSTYEIMDPREVGIPESKLVLGKHSGRHAFRQRVEQLGHTLDDEALSRVFESFKALADRKKNVYDEDIEVLLEQEMSAASRRDLWKLTNMQVTSGTHAIATATVTLTDSAGHAETDASTGDGPIDAIYSAIQRLTGIKAELLDYSIRAVTSGKDAQGEVRVELRHHDRRVRGRGASTDVVEASALAYLAAINRLRQVEANPPSEPAAQP